The genomic window CATCAACGGGAAAGAAGTGTACTTTACTGCGTGAGTTTTCCATGTGTTTGACCTGAAGTGATCATTTTTAAATACCTTTGTCGTAATATCTTTTACAATCTTCTTTATTTGTGTACGTTTCGAAATATATCCTGGCTTTCCCCTTTTTTAAGGGGACATAGTTGCGGGCTACACTCTCTCATGCTTTCCATACCGTTTTCAGGTAGGATGGAAGACCGGAAGCTTCCCGCGGACCCACCAGGATTTCCCAGCCAAGGGTCTCCTGAAGTTTCCCGGACATCACGGCAACGAGACCGGGAATTATCAATTTCTTGTGCTTTACCTTGGTGTCAACCTGCGCATCCGTCATGGCCTTCGCAACCACCTTGTCATTTAATTTATCTCCGGAGTACGCAGTTAACACAGAAGTGCCGCCCGTATCGACCGATAAAATATATGCAGGCACCCGGCTCGACTCAACCTCCCCCTCAACCGTATAATAGGTAAGTGAGAAGTTCGTGGTAAACAATATGGGGGAATCGTCCTTCACGTCTCCAACGGCATACAACCGTGGTTCCACCTGTATGGGCTTTTGCGGATCCGTAAAGATATTTGTCCTGGCAGTAAGCAGGGGCATAATTGCCCACGGCTCGCATGCATTTACGGCAACAATACCGGCATACTTCAGCAAATAGGTGCTTGCCAGCGCAATTTCCTGGAATGGATCTTCATCACAGACAAAGGTAATCATCGGAAATCCAAGGGCGCGAAAATTCTTCTTTAGGGCAAGTCGTCTCACCTTCGTAAGTTTTTGCAACACCTCTTTGGGATTGCCACCTCCCACATCTAAAATAATCTCCTCAACACCGGCCTTTTTGGCGCGTTCGGCAAGATCGGTAAGCTCTTCAAGTGCCTGAGCCGTTACGGTCATCGGGCACTTCTTTTCCTGCGCAAGCGCCGCCATTGCTTCACAGTTTCCTGCACCTGCGCCATGAATCAGGGGCCTCTTTTCAGCACAATTTT from Candidatus Brocadia sp. includes these protein-coding regions:
- a CDS encoding acetyl-CoA decarbonylase/synthase complex subunit gamma; its protein translation is MALTGLDIYKLLPKTNCKKCGRPTCLAFAMQLAQKKANLSDCPDVSEEAKKVLGAAAAPPIKLVTVGSGARQVQVGEENVLFRHEEKFYHPTGVAVTIDDDLSEAAFNDRLKKINSLKLTRVGTEIEIDLIAIINKSNAADKFAEAAKKVSAGSHLNIILSSASADNMKAALQNCAEKRPLIHGAGAGNCEAMAALAQEKKCPMTVTAQALEELTDLAERAKKAGVEEIILDVGGGNPKEVLQKLTKVRRLALKKNFRALGFPMITFVCDEDPFQEIALASTYLLKYAGIVAVNACEPWAIMPLLTARTNIFTDPQKPIQVEPRLYAVGDVKDDSPILFTTNFSLTYYTVEGEVESSRVPAYILSVDTGGTSVLTAYSGDKLNDKVVAKAMTDAQVDTKVKHKKLIIPGLVAVMSGKLQETLGWEILVGPREASGLPSYLKTVWKA